CACCCTGAGCGGCGCCTCGCTGGATCCGAAGAACGTCAACTTCCTGGGCGGCACGAAGAACGAGATCGCCGCCTTCATCGCCATGCACCACGAGTTCATCCCCCCGGTCGTCGCGGACGAGCTCACGCACTTCCTCATGCGCGTGCGGACCCGCGAGGAGTTCACCAACGGCTACACCGGGGACGAGATGGCGGACATCCGGGAAGCACTGAAGGGGATCGACGACTACTTCAGGATCCGTGAAGAGGTCCGGACGTTCCTCGAAACGAAGATGACCCAGGTGGTGATGGACTACCGGAAGCTCATGCTCGCTCCGTTCCAGGAGGAGATCTCCACCCTGAAGTGGGCAGACATCCTCCGGGAGGACTGAGCCGGACCGCCTTCACACTATCCTGACAGACGGCTGTCACAGCGGGGGCATAGCGTGGCTTCATGACCCCGAACGCCTTGCCACCCCTGACCCTGCTGGAGCTGGCCGACACCGGCCTGCCTGGCGTCGAGAGCTACTCGCCGTTCTGCCTGAAGGCCCACCGGGCCCTGAAGTACGCGGGGCTGCCCTACGCGCGAGGCTGCGCGGACAACCCGGCCTCGCACCGGGTGCACAATCCCACGGGACAGGTGCCGGTGTTGCTGGTGGGGGCGGAGGCGGTGCCGGACTCCACGGCCATCCTCGCGCGCATCCAGCAGCTGGCGCCGGGCCGCATCGACGCGTCGCCAGAGGCGCTGCTCTGGGAGGAGCTGGCGGACACGTCCCTCAATGGCTTCCTGGTCGCGGCGCGCTGGGCGGATGACCGCAACTGGCCTCGGACGCGCGCCACGTTCTTCCACTTCATGCCGGCGCCGGTGCGCGCGGTGGTTCCGACGCTGATCCGGCGCAAGCAGGTGGAGCGGTTGGTGGCGAGGGATGTCTGGCGCGCGGGCCCGGAGGCCTGCTGGCGCCGGTTCGGGGCGCTGTTGGATCAGCTGGATGCGCGGGCGCCGGAGCAGGGCTTCTGGTTGTCAGGGGCGCTGAGCGTGGCGGACCTGGCCCTGTTCGCGCAGCTGCACAGCCTGCGGACGCCGCTTACGCCCTGGCAGGGCGCGGAGGTGGATCGGCGCGAGCGGTTGCGCGCGTGGCTCGGGCGGGTGGATGTGGCGACCCGGATCGCGAACGTGCCCCTGCGCGCCGCGAGCTGAGGGCGACTGGTGGCCGGCTCACCGGACGAAGCCGGCCACGGGACTTTCGAAGACCTTGCTCACGACGTTCATGGTCCGAAGCCAGGCGTGCGCCTCCTCGCCGAGCCGACCATAGACGCGCACGTCTACGGGCTTCGCGACGCCGAGGAGCGCTTTGAACTCCGGCCACCCGGAGATCCTCCGGATGTGCTCCATGACCTGGCGCGAGTCCGCGAACGTGATGACGGCTCCTACCTCTGTGTCGTCGGGCCGGGCGTGGAACTGGATGCTGAGCAGGCTGCTCACGCCTTCGGATTCCAGACGCTGGACCGCGGCCTGAAGGGTGGCGGTGAAGACAGGGAAGGGCGCCGTCCGTTCGAGCACCTCCACGAGGGTGATCCGCTCACGGGCCGCTGGGTCCATCCGCGTGCTCCTTTCTTCGAATACCCACCGGGCTTCCCCTCGGGTCGAGCCTCACGCTAGGGAGTGGACCCGGAGGGGTCCATGGCCTTTCGAGTCCAGCTCGCTGTCCTGATCCTCGCCTTGCTCAGCGCGTGCGCCACCCCAAGGGGCAGGGTGCGGCTAGATACCGGCGAAGGTGCACCCATCGAGTACAGCCCGCCTTCTCCCATCCGGGCCGTGACCGTGGGGGAGGGTGCCTTCGAGAAGGCACTGACCGAGCTGGTTCTGGTGACACCTCTGCGCCTCCAGGCCTCACGGCCAGGCGAATGGGTCCGCGCGTCCTACTCCCGAGGGCCGCAGGTGTCGGACCGTGCCTTCGGGGGCTTCTGCGAGCCGGGACTTCGTAGGGGCGACTGCATCTCGCTGCTCGAAGACGTGATGGGGCTGAGTGACTGGGACAAGTTCGGCGTGGCGCTCGCGCTGTCCCTGGACTCACTCAAGGAGATCATCTCCAGGGCCGTGGAGGAGTCCCTGGCTCCGCAGCTTTTCTACTCGGTGATCGCCACCGGACTCGTGACCTGGGCGGCACTGGCCGCGAATCCCGAGCCTGCTTTCACCAAGGCCGCCGCGGTCATCTCGGCGCTGCTGCTGATCTACCTGGGCGCGGAGACGTTCCTGGAGCTGATTGAAGCAAGCCAGGACCTGAAGCTCGCGACGGACGGGGCCACCACCTGGAAGGAACTGGATGCATCTGGCCAGCGCTTCGCGGCCCGGGTAGGGCCATCCATCGCGCGAGTCCTGGTCCTTGCGGTCACGGTCGCGGTGAGCCATGGCATGACGGGTGGCGCGTCGTTGCTGGCGGCCCGGGTTGCGACGCTGCCGAACTTCCCGGGAGGCGCGGCAGGGGCCTCGCGTGTGGGCATCAACGTCGCGGGCCTTGAGCAGGTGAGGGCGGTGTCCGTCTCGGGCGGCGTCATCACGCTCGTGCTGCCGTCCACGGCCGTCGCCATGGCGGCGAAGCATCCGGCCAGCACCACACCAAGTGGGGCGCGCTCCTGGAACTCCTTCAGCGGCCTCAAGCGGGCCCGAGGACCCGCAGGGCCAGGAAAGCAGTGGCACCACATCGTCGAGCAGACGGACGGTAACGTGCGGCGCTTCGGTCCCCATGCCCTGCACAACACCGAGAACGTGATCGCTATCGACGAATCCGTCCACCAACAAATCAGCAGGTATTATTCATCGAAAATCCCCGTCCTCTCCGGAACGCAGACCGTAAGGCAATGGTTGAGCACTCAGTCCTTCCAGGCCCAAACGGACTTCGGAATGAAGACCCTCCTGCTATTTGGAGCCGTTCCTTGAGCACCCGAAGGTTACAGAAGGCCAGCATCGATGAACTCGTCCAGTGGTACGCGGAGAGTTCAGTCGCGTATGGACACGCCCTTGATGTTTCGGACTCGCGGTCCGCCAATCGCGCAAGCGACAAGATCGTGGGGGCATACCGGGAGCTTCGGAGTCGTGGTGCAGCGTCTCAGCTTCTCCCTCTGCTCAAGAGCGACAACGAAACTGTCCGAACCCATGTCGCCGCCCATGCATTGGAGTTCGCTCCCGAGCATGGTGAACCGGTCTTGCTCTGGATCGCGAAACGCCCTGGGTTCAACGGGCTCCATGCGGAATACGTCCTCAAGGCATGGCGCGAGGGCACGCTCAAGTTCCCCTGAATGCACTACGGAGTCGTTCCTTGAGTGCCCGTAAGTTCCAGAAGGCCAGCATCGAAGAACTCGTCCGCTGGTACGCGGAGGGCTCAGTCGCGTACGGACAAGCGCTGGAGGCTGCCGACTCTCGGTCGGCCAACCGGGCGAACGACAAGATCATGGGGGCCTACCAGGAGCTTCGGGGCCGTGATGCGCTGTCCCAGCTCATCCCCCTGCTCAAGAGCGAGGACGAAACTCTCCGGATGCACGTCGCGGCCCATGGCCTGGAATTCGCTCCCGAGCTTGGCGAGCCGACGTTGCTCTGGCTCGCGAAGCGTCCCGGACTCCTCGGGTTCCGTGCGGAGTACGTCCTCAAGGCATGGCGCGAAGGCACGCTCGAGTTCCCCTGATCAGGTTCCGACAGCGCGGGGAACGGGCTCCTGTTCCGCATCCGGGAAGACCTGCCGCGCGGCGTCCACCGTGATGCGCAAATACTGAAGGTAGCTGGCCGAGCCCCCGATGCTGGCACCGGGATCCTGGCGCTGAAGTTCTTCAAAGAAGCGCTCTCCATACTGGTCCAGTGCGATCCGGAGGACCGCGAGCCGGAGCACGGCGGCCGTCTCACTGGAGTCCCGCGTCAGCAGGGCCAGGGCCTGGATGTGGTGGCGCACATCAAGGTGTCCCGCGAGGGATACCGCTGCCACCCACTCGTTCGCGCACTGCTCCGGGTTTTCTTCCGCGACGAGCGGCGTGTAGTGCGTCCACGCGTCTCCACAGAGTGGATCCAACTGGAGGGCTTCGCGAAGGCCCGCCCTCCGTTCCTCGGGCTCGGAAAGTCGTGAGGCCTTGGCGGCGCGCATGGAGGCCCGCCGCACTTGACGGTGTCCCTCGCCAAAGTCCTGCTGGAGCAGGGGCGTGATGTAGTGGCGCAACACGCGGGCTGCGTCCAACCGGGTGTTTCCGTCAAACCACTGCGCATAGAGCCGCGACGCCGTGTCGAAACTTCGCAGCGCGAAGTGCGCGTCCGCGAGCAGCGCCGTGGCGAGCGGATCATTACCTCGCTCCACGAGCTGCTCGGCACAGGCCCGGGCCTGTCGCGGACAGCCACGCGCGAGCAGGGCGCGCACCTGGTCGTGCGGCCCGAGGTCCGGCGCGATCACGGCTTTCGTTGGCGGAGCGTCATTCGGACTTCAAGGCGGCATCCAAGGCCTCCCGGATGAGCGGCCGGGCAAGTTCACGAACATGCGCGGACAGGCGCTCCTCGCTCGCCGGATCCAGGGACTGACACGCGGTGGGGAAGGCCAGTTCCAGGTCCACCCGGACATCCAGCTCCACCTCGCTCAACACGGCCTCGGCATCATCGCGCCCGCACTTTGAGAGGGCACTGGCAATCCGCGCGGGATTCACCAGCCGTGAGGACCAGTCCTGAAGGTCCGTGAAGGACAGCCGCTGGTGGGCATCCCAGGCCGTGCTCTCGTCGAAGCGGGCCTCGTTGAACTCCTCGATCTTCCGCTTGAAGGCGACGCGATGCCCCGGTGACACGGGCTGCTCACTCTTGATGACGAGCCCCTCCGCATGGTTGTCGGCCAACGGCGGCAGGCCCAGCATCGCCGGGAGCCGCGTCAGCGCTCGCGTGGGCGCGGCTTCCATCTGCGCCCGGGTTCCTCGCGCCACGAGGGGAGGGACGTGCACCCCGGCGGCCCTCGCGGCCGTCTCCACCTCGCGATGCGAGAGCATCACCCCTTCGTCCTCGTCCGACCGGGCCACGAGGATATCGAACAGCACCCAGTGAAGGCCCGGCGCGTACCAGATGCCCGTCTGGACCGGCATCATTCCAGGCACGGCCGGGACCTCCGGGTGGGGATAGCGGCCTCCCAACAGCTCTCCGTACAGATAGACGCGCGCGTCGGTGAGCCCCAGCGTCCGGACCGCCTCCAGCGCCGCGTTGTTCAAGGACAGGCGCAACAGCTGCCATCCAAAGAAGGAATCTCCCTCCTCGAGCCAGGCCTTGCGCTTGCCAAAGTGCACCGCCCCGTCCTGCACGCCCAGGACGAGCTGCGCGCCATGGAGCTTCTCCAGCGCCACCCAACTCCCGGAAGGACTGGCCTGCCCCCGTGCATCACCCGCGGAGGACATCTTCAGGAAGGGTCGGAAGCGCATGGCCTCAGTTTCCGCCGAGGTCCCCCAGATTCAAACCGTAGGGATCCGTCGTCGTCCGCCTCGGTGCCGGCTCCGGCGTACCAGGCGCCACCGGTGCCACGCGGATCAGCCCCGCGGCCCTCAGCCGCTCCACGGACCGTGACGCGGCCAGCTCGCCCATCGCCGCCGTGCGCAACGCCTGACGGATGCTCCGGCTGCCCCTCAGCTTGGAATAGAGATACAGGTCGTCCGCCGTCAGATCCGCCGGGGCAGGGCGGGGAA
The sequence above is a segment of the Corallococcus exiguus genome. Coding sequences within it:
- a CDS encoding glutathione S-transferase family protein, with the translated sequence MTPNALPPLTLLELADTGLPGVESYSPFCLKAHRALKYAGLPYARGCADNPASHRVHNPTGQVPVLLVGAEAVPDSTAILARIQQLAPGRIDASPEALLWEELADTSLNGFLVAARWADDRNWPRTRATFFHFMPAPVRAVVPTLIRRKQVERLVARDVWRAGPEACWRRFGALLDQLDARAPEQGFWLSGALSVADLALFAQLHSLRTPLTPWQGAEVDRRERLRAWLGRVDVATRIANVPLRAAS
- a CDS encoding RNA ligase family protein, whose amino-acid sequence is MRFRPFLKMSSAGDARGQASPSGSWVALEKLHGAQLVLGVQDGAVHFGKRKAWLEEGDSFFGWQLLRLSLNNAALEAVRTLGLTDARVYLYGELLGGRYPHPEVPAVPGMMPVQTGIWYAPGLHWVLFDILVARSDEDEGVMLSHREVETAARAAGVHVPPLVARGTRAQMEAAPTRALTRLPAMLGLPPLADNHAEGLVIKSEQPVSPGHRVAFKRKIEEFNEARFDESTAWDAHQRLSFTDLQDWSSRLVNPARIASALSKCGRDDAEAVLSEVELDVRVDLELAFPTACQSLDPASEERLSAHVRELARPLIREALDAALKSE
- the sitA5 gene encoding SitA5 family polymorphic toxin, whose amino-acid sequence is MAFRVQLAVLILALLSACATPRGRVRLDTGEGAPIEYSPPSPIRAVTVGEGAFEKALTELVLVTPLRLQASRPGEWVRASYSRGPQVSDRAFGGFCEPGLRRGDCISLLEDVMGLSDWDKFGVALALSLDSLKEIISRAVEESLAPQLFYSVIATGLVTWAALAANPEPAFTKAAAVISALLLIYLGAETFLELIEASQDLKLATDGATTWKELDASGQRFAARVGPSIARVLVLAVTVAVSHGMTGGASLLAARVATLPNFPGGAAGASRVGINVAGLEQVRAVSVSGGVITLVLPSTAVAMAAKHPASTTPSGARSWNSFSGLKRARGPAGPGKQWHHIVEQTDGNVRRFGPHALHNTENVIAIDESVHQQISRYYSSKIPVLSGTQTVRQWLSTQSFQAQTDFGMKTLLLFGAVP